CAGCTGGAACTACCGCCTGGGCGGGCCGGCGCGGCAGCCAGCGGCGGTGACCTACAACATGAACATCCTCCAGGGCCTGGAAGGTCCGGATACCTTCTGCGTCAGCCTCAACCAGACCGAGGCCATCGACCCGGCGAGCATCATCGCCCGCTTCAACTACGCCCACCCCCAGTACAGCCTGTCGGGCATCGCCGCCCAGGCGCGCTGGGAGGAACTGGCCGGCGTGAACCACTCCTACTATTGCGGCGCCTACTGGGGCAACGGCTTCCACGAGGATGGCGTGGTCAGCGCCCTGCGTGTCGGCCGGGCGTTCGGAGAGGCGCCGTGAACAGCGCCCTCTACTTCGGCTGGGTCCGGCATCGGCGCTTCTCCCCGCGCGCCCATGACTTCCGCTACCCCATCGGCCTGCTCTACCTGGACCTGGCGGAGCAGCAGCGGCTGTTCGACCTCTCCCCCCTGACCGGCCGGGGAAGGCTGGCGCCCTTCGCCTTTCGTGAAACGGACTTCCTGCCAGGCTTCACCCGGCGCGGCATCCCCCTGGCCGATGCGGTTCGACAGCGCGTCGGCGAAGCCCTGGGCCAGGCCCCGCAGGGCCCCATTCGACTGTTGGCCCAACCCCGCAGCTGGGGCCTGGCGTTCAACCCGGCGAGCTTCTTCTACTGCTTCGACACGTCCGAACGGCTGGTGGCCATCCTCTGCGAAGTCACCAACACCCCCTGGCGCCAGCGCTACCACTACGTAATGCCGGTCAGCGGCGATGGCCACCAGCATCACCGGGTGGACAAGGCCTTCCATGTTTCGCCCTTCCTCCCCCGGGAACTGGAGTACCGCATGAGTTTCAGCCCGGTCGGCCAAGACCTGGGCATCCACATGGAGGACTGGCGGGGTGACGACAAGCTGTTCGACGCCACCCTGCGCCTGACCCGCGCGCCCCTGGACCGCGCCAGCCTGCACCGCTACCTGTGGCGCTTTCCCTGGACCACCGCCCGCACCCTTGCCGCCATCCATTGGCAGGCCCTGCGCCTGCTGCTGAAACGCACCCCTCTTTTCGACCATCAGGACGCCGACGACGAGTTCCGTCTGGCGACCCTTTCATCCCAGGAGCACGACGATGAAAAGCACCAGCCTCAGCGCCAAGCTCGGCGGCCTTCGTAGCCTCGGCCTCGCCGCCGGTTTACTGCGCCGCGCCGTGCTCGGCCAACTCGGCCAGTTGCGACACGGCCATCTGGTGGTTCTGGAGGATGGCGAGCGGCTGTCCTTCGGCGCCCCCGATTCCAGCCTTCAGGCGGAGATCCAGGTACTGGATCCGGGCGTCTGGGAGCTGGTGGCGGTCAAGGGGTCCATCGGCTCCGGCGAAGCCTACATCCACGGTTACTGGACCAGCCCCGACCTGACCGCCGTGATTCGCCTGTTCGTCGCCAACATCGAGGTGCTGGATGGCATGGAGCGCGGCTTCGCACGCCTGGGACGGCCATTGCTGCAGGCCCTGCACTGGTTCAACCGCAATACGCGCACGGGGTCGCGGCGCAACATCGCCGCCCACTACGACCTGGGCAACGACCTGTTCCAGCAGTTCCTGGACCCGACCATGATGTACTCCGCCGCCCAGTTCAGCGGCCCGCAGGACAGCCTCGAGGCCGCCCAGCTGTACAAGCTGGAGCGCATCTGCCGAAAGCTCGACCTGAAGCCCGGAGACCACCTGTTGGAGATCGGCAGCGGCTGGGGCAGCATGGCCATCCATGCGGCCCAGCGCCACGGATGCCGGGTCACCACCACCACCCTGTCCCGGGAGCAGTACGAGTACTGCCGCCGGCGCATCGAAGCCCTCGGCCTGGAGGACCGCATCACCCTGCTGCTGCAGGATTACCGTGACCTGGAGGGCCGCTACGACAAGCTGGTGTCGATCGAGATGATCGAGGCGGTGGGGCATCGGTTCCTGCCCACCTACTTCAGGCAGTGTGCGCGTCTGCTCAAGGACGACGGCGTCATGCTGCTGCAGGCCATCACCATCCGCGACCAGCGCTACGAGCAGGCGCGACGCAGCGTCGACTTCATCCAGCGCTACATCTTCCCCGGCGGCGCCCTGCCGTCGGTGCACAAGCTGCTGGACGTCATGACCCACCACAGCGACCTCAACCTGCTGCACCTGGAGGACTTCGGCGACCACTACGCTCGCACCCTGCGCCTTTGGCACGAGAACCTGCGCCAGGCTCGGAACCGCCTGGAGCAGCTGGGCTACGACGAATACTTCTATCGGCTATGGGAGTTCTACTTCTGCTACTGCGAAGGGGGATTCATCGAGCGCGGCATCGGCACGGCGCAGCTGCTGCTGGCCAAGCCCGGCGCCCGTCCACAAGCCTTGCTCGGCCGCTTCGATGCCTAGGCTGATCGCCAACGCCCTGCTGTTCCAGCTGGGCTGGCTGGCCTGTGTGCTGGCCAGCCAGCGGCCCTGGCTGCTGGTGGCCGTCCCGGCGATCCTGGCCATCCACTTCTTCTGGGTCGCCAGCTGGGCGCGGGAAGGCCGGATGATTGCCACCGTCTTCTTCCTGGGCAGTGCGCTGGACAGCTTCCTGGGCAACCTGGGGGTATTCGACTTCCCCGGCGAGAGCCGCCTGCTGCCCCTCTGGCTGGCGCTGCTCTGGGCCCTGCTGGCCACCACCCTCAACCACAGCCTGGCCTGGAGCGCTCGCCCCTGGTGGCGCGCCAGCCTGTTGGGCGCACTCTTCGCACCACCGGCCTACCTGGCGGGCGCACGCCTGGCCGATGTGTCGCTACCCCTGGGCACCATCACCACCCTGGCACTGCTGGCGCTGATCTGGGCGCTGGTGCTGCCGCTGCTGCACCAGCTCGCGGCAATCTCGCGGGCCACCGCGAAACCCGGTCCATGAAACGAAAGAACCGGGCGCTTGGCCCTGTAGATTGCCACTTCATTGCGTTGCAAAGCCCGTCGTTACGGGCTTCTCAACCAATCGCCCATGTCGATTCAGGCCAGTTCTCGCCAGTGGCTTCGACACTTCTTCGACACCTGCCAGCGGAACCCGGCGCCAGGATTCTTTGGCAAAATCTGCCAAAAGATAGGTTCCCATGAGCGCCATGAGCATCTACCTGCCCGTTGCGCTCAGGAGCTTTGTGAATGAGCAGATCAGCCAGCGCGGCTACGGCACCAGTGGCGAGTACGTACCCGAGCTGATCCGCGAGGACCAGGACAGACAGCGTCTACGCAACCGGGTACGGAACGCTAAGGCATGAAGGCCGAGTCCATCACTCCCGGGCGCGAGCCAATCAGGATATCGACGACGCCGTCAGCTATTACTTGGAGGAAGGAGCCGAGCAGGCCGCAGTCGGCTTTATCGATGTCCTGGAGCGGGCCTATAAGCACATCGGCCGGCATCCCGAATCGGGCTCATCGCGATACGCGCATGAACTCGACCTACCGGGACTGCGCTCCTGGTCGCTGAAACGCTATCCCTACCTGGTCTTCTATATTGAGCGTGATGACCATATTGATGTGTGGCGGGTTTTGTATGGAACGAGAGATATCCCGGCGTGGATGCAGGACGGTGACGGGAGATGAAATTCGCCCCTTTTTTTGCCTCAGGTGCACAGGACCGATCCCTTTGGTACGCTAGCGCGCCGGATTAGTGCCAGTTAGCTCAAGGATCGTAATGAGTCGTACGCAAGAGGCGTTTGATCGCTTTCGTGAGCAGGTCGGAACCCCGAGACTCCCTCCGCCCCATCTGATCGCCAATGCTGATCAGACGAGGCAGATGACTGCAACAGACGGGCTCCGTGAGTGGGAGGACGGCGCCGACAGTGCCAAGGCTTCTCCGCCAACCGAAGCCCCTCTCCTGACAACCGATCAGCTCGATTCGATCAATCTATGGGTGGTCCGATCTACCGATGTGGTTCACGCCTTAGAGAAATGTAGTTTCGGGAGTAACCTGGAGACTGGCGTTATCAAACACACGAATTTGACCGGTGGAGAGGCTGCATACTCTGGTGGTGAACTACTCTTTCTTGAGGACGGCACTATCGTGGTCAACGGATGCTCGGGAAGATATGGTCCTAGAAGCCCAAAGGAGCTTGAGTCTGTCGTCGCAGCTTTTGCGCAGTCCGGATATCAGGTCTGGTATATGGGGTTCGATGAAGAAGCAAATCGCCCTTTACCTTTTCTTGGAGTGAGGCCGCAATGGTTTCAATAAAGGAAGCCCCCCCAAAGGAAGAGTTGGATTTAGTTTTCGGTCCAAGTTCTTCAGGCGATTCACTATTGGAAAGAGCCCGCACTTCTAGGCAGTGTTTTGTCCGCAGCCAAGTACAAGTTGCACCAGCCTCCCCAGAAGCAACAGGTCGAGTTTTCTCTGCATCAGAGGCTTTAGCTGCTTTTGGCTGGGAGATAATTCGCCGCGCCATTCTGGAAGGCGCTGCGCCAATAATCTCTTCGCCTCAAGAACCGGCGGCAACTTTAAAAGTACGAAGATCCGAGCTAGGTCTTTCTACTGGTGATGTATCCCGTCGCGCTGGCTGCTCCGAGTCTGAATTATTACGAGCTGAAACTGAGGGTGAACGCTCCCCATATCGCACTCTTGAACGGATTGGTGCCGCGTTGGCACTTGACGAGCGAAAGCTCGGAATCCAAGCCAATCCAGGCAGAGATGCAGGATTAGGAGTTCGCCTTCGGGAACTAACCGGTCGTGGCGGAGATATGGCTGCATTCGGACCTAGCACTGTTCTGGGATTAACTGAAGCTGCTTGGGTTATCGCCCGTCAAGACTTTTTAAGCGACTCAGCGAATGAGATAAAAGCAAAGCTTCCCGCCCACGACTCGAACTTCTCTTACCCTGCTTATCAAGTCGGGTTTTCGCTCGCTGCGAAAACGCGAAAATTACTTGACCTTACCGATGACCAACCAATCGAAAGCGTGCGTGAGTTGATTGAGGACAAGTTAGGCATACCTCTGATCCAGCACTCACTCAATTCAAAATTTGCTGGAGCAACAATCTCAAATGGAACCTCCAGAGGTATTGTAATTAACGAAAATGGCATGAATAGCAATGTCTGGGTCAGGAGAATGACGCTGTCCCATGAACTCGGCCATTTACTTTGGGACCCAGAAGATAAACTAGAGAAGGTCCGCGCCGATGATTATGGCGACCTCGATGAAGACGTCCGCATATCGAAGCGTGACCCTGCTGAAATTAGAGCAAATGCATTTGCGGTTGCCTTCCTGGCGCCGCCTTCCGCAATCAAAAAGCTCGCAGCAAAAGAAAGCAATCCCGCAAAGGTAATATCTGAGATAATGACTATGTATGGCATTGGCGGCACTGCTGCCAAGCATCACTATCAAAATATTACTGGAATAAAGATTGGCGAAACTAATTTAGGCCTTCTTCCGGAGCCTGATGATGGATGGGTTGCAGCCGAGAACCTCTCCATTGATTACTTTCCGATAAACAACACACCAATAACTCGACGCGGTAGATTTGCTTGGCTCGTTGCGCGCCTATGCACTGACAACTTTTTGTCCTTAGATACAGCAGCTTCCTACCTAAATTGTAGCCAAGATGAAGCCAAGGACAACCTCAGCAAAATAATTAGTTTATGGCAGACCAACTAGATCAGCCATTCAATACGACATATTGAGCGGTGAAGCATCTGGCATTCGATTTTTTCAGCTCACATGCTATATGAAGCGTGAAACCAAGGGTGTCGTCAGACGCCCTTGCTAATTCAGAATATCACGACGAATATTTTTTATTTGCATCTCAGCAGCCGCTCTAGACCAATTCTTAGTTCTCACCCCTACTTACTTAACCCTATTCCTTCCCTGCATCTTTCTCATCTTTTCTCTCGAATGGGCCATAGTAGGACTGGATTGGCTCCCACTATCGGGAGAAGAAGCCATGCAAGTCCACAAAGGCGAGTGCAGAGTAGGCGATGTTCTGTCGCTGAACATCCTGGAAGGCAGGGCGAGTGAGGAGCTGATGCGGCTGTTGCTCACTCACGGGATAGAGATCGAGGTTGCGTCGATCCAGGGCGACACGGTGAAGCTGATCATCCGGGCGCCGGGGAAGATGATGATCGTTGAGGAGTTGGTTGCTCCGTCGTGAGGTGGTGGAGCGAGGTGATTCATGCGGTCCTGGACCGCCGGAAGAACCAGCGGCCGCTGCCTTGCCGGTGATTGCTAATCCGCGTTGGAAGTCGGCAAGTTTGAATGGGCTTCGTCGTACGCAGGGCTTGTCTGCCCGATCTCAGGCATGACCTCTCCGGTCATCAGCCACCAGCGATATTGGGGATACAGCTCCCCCAGCTGCTCTAGCTCTTCCACGCCAAAGCGCGCTCGTCCTCTCTTGATGCTCTGCCAGCGCACATAGTCCTTGCTGTTGACCTCGGCAAGCTCTTTCAGGCTCGTCAGTTCCAGCAAGCAAAGCGCCCTATTGGCCATGCCTTCAGCCATTGAAAAATTCCGTTATGGACTATTGTCATATTGGAGATTTATGGATAATGTCCATATGGACATATTTCATAAACCTCGGCGTTAGTAGCCACAAATAGTGACGGAACGAGCATGGAACTGGAAGACCTCTCACCGGCCAGCCTGGCCGGCCCCCAACAGGACGTAGAACCCATCGCCGCCTGGGCGGATCGCAACGGCGTCACCTGCGACACCGCCCGCGCCTGGGTGTATCGGGGAATCATCCCCTCGGTGAAGCTCGGCAAGCTGCGCATGGTCAACTGCGCCCTGCTCCGCCAATGGCTTCTGGAACAGGAGTGGAACGCATGAACAACGCCAACGTACGCCTCACCCTGGCCGCCCTGCCTTCCAGCGGCAACAGCGCCGTAATGAGCGCGGAAGCCTTCGCCGACATGTGCGGCGTTTCCGTCGAAACCGTGGTGGGCTGGATGGACAACGGCACCGTGCCTGCGGTGAGGGTCCAGGGCTCGCGCCTGATCAACCTGGAGCGGCTGTGCGAGGACCTGGAGCACGGCAAGGACGAGTTCGATGAGGGGGACTACGACAATGACTAGCTTCGCACTCAACCTGAACGCCACCCAGGCCATGGGCCTGATCGGCCAGACCGTCATGATGGAGCTGGTGTGGGAGCAGGACCCGGAGCCGCTCTGGCGTTGCTTCCACATCGTCGGCGTGGTGGTGCCGCTGGAAGGCCTCGTTGAGGAAGGCCACTTCCTGGTCCTCAATGCCCTCCATGAAGAGCGCTTCCCGAATGAGGTGTTCTGGTCGAACATCCGCACCCTCACCACGCTGCACCGCCGCCCGTTGTCGGGCTCGGATCAGCCCTCTCCCGTGTTCGGTGGCCTGATCCGGTCAGGGGCCGCGCTCCCGGCTCGTCGGAATCGTATTTCAGTTCCGGCGAACGGAAGCACGGGCGCAGCGCACCCTTGACCGTGCACCAGCCCTGGCAGCCTTGGCTGGGGAGTGTGGGGCAGCTTCACCGCCCCGCGCTCCCGAGCCCTCGGCGGCAAGAGCGGGATGACAAGGGCGGCGCCCTTGGTGTTGTCGGGGTCCTGGTGTTCTCCCTGGCCCTGTTGGCGGTACTGGCTACCCTGCCTTGGCCGCAGTTCCGTGAACCCACCCCCCCACTGCCCCCGCTGCTGATTCCCTGCCCCCTGGCCGAGCCCGTATCGGTCGCCCTCCAGAGCCCTCCCCGGAATGAATGTGCCAATCCGAGCGCACACGCGTTTTGCACGGATACGCGCGCAGCGCGTACCGCGCAAACGCGTGAGCGCGGGAGGGCTCCCGCGTGCGGGTGGGACCCGCGCTCAAGCGGTCGTCGGGACGTCCCTGTAGCACGTCCTATCAATGGCTTAGCGCCATTTCAATTCGTGTCATTTCATGGAGTTTGACGACATGAGGAAAGCCGTAGACCAGATTCGCGTCGATTTGCAGACCGGCCAGGAGTGCCGCCACTCCCGTCTGTTCTTCGACCAGAAGTCGGCCCGCCTGACCAACCTGTCGGGCGTCCGCCTGTTGGGTTGCCGGGTGGACACCGTGCGCCAGTTGTACCGGGGCATGGTCCGCCCCCAGGTGCTGGCCCTGTTCGAGGAAAGCGGCTTGGTCAGCTTTGCCGGGCACCAGTGGCACGCGGGGCGTGTCAGCCGGGATTCCGGCTACCAGTACAAGCTGCAGAACAACGACCTGGGCTTTGTGCTGCTGCTCAAGAACTTCAACGTGAAGGCCGACGTGATCGGCGCCCACCTCAAGATCGAGGTCAGCCCGCATGCCATCCAGTCGTGTCCGCCAGAGGTGCTGCAGGAGTGGATGGACCGCTTCGCCCAGGCCGCCCTGGAATGCGTGGAGGCCAACCAGTGCGCCGTCCACCTCGCCCTGGACGTGCAAGGCTGGAAACCGCCAAAGGATCTGATGGATCGCCTGCTCTGCCGCGCCCGTACCCGGCGCAGCATCACCGGCATCAACGAAGTGTTCTACGACGGTGAGGCCGTGTCCTACGGCAACGCCCAGTCCTTCCTGTTCGGCTCCGCCTCGGGCATGCAGCTGGCCATCTACAACAAGTCCCTCCAGGCCTACAGCATCGACAAGCTCGACTACTGGCAGTCGGTCTGGAAGACCATGGACAACCCCTTCGCCCCGGACGACGACCAGAACTACGACGCCAAGGCCCCGGTGTGGCGCGTGGAGCTGCGCTTTCACCACTCCATCGTCCAGCAGTTCGCCGACGGCTCGGCCTGCATGGACACCGGCGCCATGATCGACAGCCGCACCTACAAGGAACTGGCCCCGCACCTGGACGGGCTGTTCCAGTACGGCCTGGAATCCTTCCGCCTGTGCTCCAGCAAAGGCGTGTTCGATGCGTTCTGGTCGCTCATGCGGCAGGACGTGAAAGTCTCGGTGCCCGGCGTCTCGCTCGCGGGCCGCACTCACTACAAGCGCCACTACAAGACCGCCCAGGGCTTTTCGGGAAAGAACATCGACCTCTTCCTGGGCAACTTCATCAGCCTTGTCGCCAGGGGGCGCATCGGCGCAAAAAAGGCCTTTGCCGGCCTCCGCGACTGGGAGTGCTGGCCGCTGATCCGTGACCACTACGCCCAGAAGGGCATGGACGAACGGGCCCTCTACAAGCGCATCAAGCAACTGCTGGAGGAACGCATCATCCGATGGGGGCGTGCCGTCTGATGGCTATCCAGCAACTACCGGATGGCCGTTGGAAGGTCGATACCGAACCCATCAAGAGCAGGCGCTTCCGCAAGACCTTCAAGACCAAGGGCGAGGCCCTGCGCTTTGAAGCCACCTGCCGGGCCAAGTGCATCGAAACCCCGGACTGGTCGCCCCGCCCCAGGGACCGCCGTTGTTTGCTGGAACTGTTGAAACGGTGGGGCATCCTGCACGGCAATGGCCTCTCTGACTTTGAAGGGCGTGAATTGCTGATGCGTCGAATGATCGAGCGCCTGGGCGACCCGGTCGGCTGTCAGTTCACCGCCGTGAAGTTCGCCGAGTACCGAGCCAAGCGCCTGGCGGCCGGCATCAGCCGCAAGACGATGAACAACGAACTCGGCTACCTCCGCGCCTTGTTCAACGTGCTGATCGAGTTCCAGGAAATCGACTACCCGAACCCGCTGGCCACGGTGAAGCCAATGAAGCTCCAGGAGCGGGAGCTGGCCTACCTCGATCACGACCAGTTGAACAGGCTGTTCGCTACGTTGCGCTCGATGCAGCACGTTCACGTCGAGCTGATCTCCACCATCTGCCTGGCTACGGGTTGCCGCTGGGGAGAAGCTCAGGGTCTGGTGCCGTCCAGGGTGAAGGGCGGCGCGGTGCATTTCGTTGAGACCAAGTCGAAGCGCCGTAGATCGATCCCGATCACGCCCGAGCTGGAAGCCCGCATCCTTGATCACTTCTCAAAGCACGGGCTATTCACCAACTGCCGGAACAGGTTCGATAAGGCGGTGAAGGAAGCTGGCCTGGAGCTGCCTGCCGGCCAGAAGGCTCACGTGCTGCGGCACACCTTCGCGTCGCACTTCATGGCCAACGGGGGGAACATCCTGTCGCTGCAGAAGATCCTGGGACACGCGTCGGTGGCGATGACCATGCGCTACGCCCACCTTGCACCCGGTCACTTCCAGGACGTTCTGGAGTTCGGCCCGACCAGAGACTTTCGACACTTCTTCGACACCTCCCCGCTTGCAGAGCAGGAAGATCAGAAAAAAGCCTGATAAATCAAAAAGGTAGGCGACCACGCCAAAACGAAAGAACCGGGCGCTTGGCCCGGTTCTTCGTGCTGCATCGCGCCTTAGAAGGACAGGCGATAGTGCAGCGAGTAGGACTCCACGCCATCGTTCGGCTGCTTGATGCCGGCGTT
This genomic window from Pseudomonas furukawaii contains:
- a CDS encoding DUF1365 domain-containing protein, giving the protein MNSALYFGWVRHRRFSPRAHDFRYPIGLLYLDLAEQQRLFDLSPLTGRGRLAPFAFRETDFLPGFTRRGIPLADAVRQRVGEALGQAPQGPIRLLAQPRSWGLAFNPASFFYCFDTSERLVAILCEVTNTPWRQRYHYVMPVSGDGHQHHRVDKAFHVSPFLPRELEYRMSFSPVGQDLGIHMEDWRGDDKLFDATLRLTRAPLDRASLHRYLWRFPWTTARTLAAIHWQALRLLLKRTPLFDHQDADDEFRLATLSSQEHDDEKHQPQRQARRPS
- a CDS encoding SAM-dependent methyltransferase, whose translation is MKSTSLSAKLGGLRSLGLAAGLLRRAVLGQLGQLRHGHLVVLEDGERLSFGAPDSSLQAEIQVLDPGVWELVAVKGSIGSGEAYIHGYWTSPDLTAVIRLFVANIEVLDGMERGFARLGRPLLQALHWFNRNTRTGSRRNIAAHYDLGNDLFQQFLDPTMMYSAAQFSGPQDSLEAAQLYKLERICRKLDLKPGDHLLEIGSGWGSMAIHAAQRHGCRVTTTTLSREQYEYCRRRIEALGLEDRITLLLQDYRDLEGRYDKLVSIEMIEAVGHRFLPTYFRQCARLLKDDGVMLLQAITIRDQRYEQARRSVDFIQRYIFPGGALPSVHKLLDVMTHHSDLNLLHLEDFGDHYARTLRLWHENLRQARNRLEQLGYDEYFYRLWEFYFCYCEGGFIERGIGTAQLLLAKPGARPQALLGRFDA
- a CDS encoding DUF2878 domain-containing protein, which codes for MPRLIANALLFQLGWLACVLASQRPWLLVAVPAILAIHFFWVASWAREGRMIATVFFLGSALDSFLGNLGVFDFPGESRLLPLWLALLWALLATTLNHSLAWSARPWWRASLLGALFAPPAYLAGARLADVSLPLGTITTLALLALIWALVLPLLHQLAAISRATAKPGP
- a CDS encoding type II toxin-antitoxin system RelE/ParE family toxin; translated protein: MDDAVSYYLEEGAEQAAVGFIDVLERAYKHIGRHPESGSSRYAHELDLPGLRSWSLKRYPYLVFYIERDDHIDVWRVLYGTRDIPAWMQDGDGR
- a CDS encoding XRE family transcriptional regulator; this encodes MVSIKEAPPKEELDLVFGPSSSGDSLLERARTSRQCFVRSQVQVAPASPEATGRVFSASEALAAFGWEIIRRAILEGAAPIISSPQEPAATLKVRRSELGLSTGDVSRRAGCSESELLRAETEGERSPYRTLERIGAALALDERKLGIQANPGRDAGLGVRLRELTGRGGDMAAFGPSTVLGLTEAAWVIARQDFLSDSANEIKAKLPAHDSNFSYPAYQVGFSLAAKTRKLLDLTDDQPIESVRELIEDKLGIPLIQHSLNSKFAGATISNGTSRGIVINENGMNSNVWVRRMTLSHELGHLLWDPEDKLEKVRADDYGDLDEDVRISKRDPAEIRANAFAVAFLAPPSAIKKLAAKESNPAKVISEIMTMYGIGGTAAKHHYQNITGIKIGETNLGLLPEPDDGWVAAENLSIDYFPINNTPITRRGRFAWLVARLCTDNFLSLDTAASYLNCSQDEAKDNLSKIISLWQTN
- a CDS encoding carbon storage regulator, giving the protein MQVHKGECRVGDVLSLNILEGRASEELMRLLLTHGIEIEVASIQGDTVKLIIRAPGKMMIVEELVAPS
- a CDS encoding MerR family transcriptional regulator, which encodes MELEDLSPASLAGPQQDVEPIAAWADRNGVTCDTARAWVYRGIIPSVKLGKLRMVNCALLRQWLLEQEWNA
- a CDS encoding MerR family transcriptional regulator, which encodes MNNANVRLTLAALPSSGNSAVMSAEAFADMCGVSVETVVGWMDNGTVPAVRVQGSRLINLERLCEDLEHGKDEFDEGDYDND
- a CDS encoding phage integrase produces the protein MAIQQLPDGRWKVDTEPIKSRRFRKTFKTKGEALRFEATCRAKCIETPDWSPRPRDRRCLLELLKRWGILHGNGLSDFEGRELLMRRMIERLGDPVGCQFTAVKFAEYRAKRLAAGISRKTMNNELGYLRALFNVLIEFQEIDYPNPLATVKPMKLQERELAYLDHDQLNRLFATLRSMQHVHVELISTICLATGCRWGEAQGLVPSRVKGGAVHFVETKSKRRRSIPITPELEARILDHFSKHGLFTNCRNRFDKAVKEAGLELPAGQKAHVLRHTFASHFMANGGNILSLQKILGHASVAMTMRYAHLAPGHFQDVLEFGPTRDFRHFFDTSPLAEQEDQKKA